The following proteins are encoded in a genomic region of Primulina huaijiensis isolate GDHJ02 chromosome 3, ASM1229523v2, whole genome shotgun sequence:
- the LOC140973988 gene encoding inositol polyphosphate multikinase beta-like — MLKIPKNQVAGHSAADGKLGPLIDDSGRFYKPLQGDERGSNEAIFYTSFSLNTKIPDHVRKFFPNFHGTQLVEASDASGLKPHLVLQDLNFGRSNPSIMDIKIGSRTWAPQAPEHYIQKCLKKDRETSSLPLGFRLSGLQIYETQKSVMWKPGKKSVQSLSADDVKLLLRKFVSSNESGVLDSEPDCSFASIVYGGPSGILSQLLELKAWFEDQTMYCFYSCSILLMFENELTSNGINPRVEIKLIDFAHVFEGEGVIDHNFLGGLCSLIKFIREILAVPDCSAAVSLEDVQKKHIYPENGAT, encoded by the coding sequence ATGCTCAAGATCCCAAAGAACCAAGTTGCAGGACACAGTGCCGCTGATGGGAAGCTAGGCCCTCTTATTGATGATTCGGGCCGTTTCTACAAGCCTCTCCAAGGTGATGAACGTGGATCTAATGAAGCTATTTTCTATACCTCATTCTCTTTGAATACCAAAATTCCAGATCACGTTCGCAAATTCTTCCCCAACTTCCATGGCACCCAGCTTGTTGAGGCATCCGATGCATCTGGCTTGAAACCTCATCTTGTTTTACAAGATCTTAATTTTGGTAGAAGTAATCCATCAATAATGGACATTAAGATAGGTTCAAGAACTTGGGCTCCACAAGCACCAGAGCACTATATCCAAAAGTGTTTGAAGAAAGACAGAGAAACTTCGAGCCTTCCACTAGGATTCAGGTTATCTGGGTTGCAAATTTACGAGACTCAAAAATCTGTAATGTGGAAACCTGGGAAGAAGTCCGTTCAGTCTCTTTCAGCAGATGATGTTAAGCTACTTCTAAGAAAGTTTGTTTCTTCCAATGAATCTGGGGTGTTGGATTCAGAACCAGATTGCTCTTTTGCTTCAATCGTGTATGGTGGTCCCTCTGGCATTTTGTCACAGTTACTGGAGTTAAAAGCATGGTTTGAGGATCAAACAATGTATTGTTTCTATTCTTGCTCGATTCTTCTGATGTTTGAAAATGAACTCACGTCAAATGGAATAAACCCACGAGTAGAAATCAAGCTTATTGATTTTGCACATGTTTTCGAAGGTGAGGGTGTTATTGACCACAACTTCTTGGGTGGGCTATGTTCTTTGATAAAGTTCATCCGTGAGATCCTTGCCGTTCCAGATTGTAGCGCCGCAGTTTCGCTGGAGGATGTTCAAAAGAAGCACATTTACCCGGAAAATGGCGCGACATAA
- the LOC140973987 gene encoding ARF guanine-nucleotide exchange factor GNL2 — protein MDNKEHNETTKSNMTKAKRKELGVSCMLNTEIGAVLAVIRRAPDPNTGIYHHPDENFDASILQSLKSLRALLFNPQQEWRTVDPSLYLSPFLDVIQSDDIPAAATAVALQSILKILRLGVFDEKTPGAKDVINSAVTAITGCRLQRTNPAAEEAVMMRILQVLTLIMRHRASVLLTDHSVCTVVNTCFQVVQQSTGRGDLLQRNGRYTMHELIQIIYSRLPEIEVNDWENSESDTEDNNMDTGYGIRSAIDIFHFLCSLLNVVEIMDTDGLTSDENIQHFALVLINSAIELSGDSIGKHPKLLRKIHDDLFHHLIHYGANSSPLVLSMICSTVLNIYHFLRRSIRLQLEAFFSYVLLIVPNAGSPLQLQEVAIEAVVNFCRQPSFIVEAYVNYDCDPTFRNVFEKTGKLLCKYAFPTGGALTSIQVQAFEGLVGIFHNIADNIDKEEESIPSGMHLVEISGYRPFWEEKPKEENTDSWVDYVRVRKLQKRKILIAGSHFNRDDKKGLEYLKISRLISDPPDPKAHALFFRYTPRLDKTMIGDYLGDPDDFHIQVLKEFTNTFEFSGMILDTALRTYLETFRLPGESQKIQRILEAFSEKFYDQQSSEIFVSKDAVFVLCYSLIMLNTDQHNAQVKKKMTEEEFIRNNRAINGGSDLPREYLSELFHSIATNAIAIFNQSGTPAKMNPSRWIQLINRSKIIQPYILCDFDRRIGRDMFATIAGPSVATLAAVFEHTDDEEILHECIEALFSISRIAQYGLEDTLDELLSTFSKFTALLNPYATAEETLYAFSNDIKPKMATLAIFTIANTFKGSIRGGWRTIIDCLLKLKRLKLLPQSVLEPENDSDIVNSESQDEKLDSGGVVFPSNVPKVSHFRRSSGIMGRFVNILSMETVEEALNLGLSEFEQNMKIIQHCRIGSIFTTSSILPDDSILDLGRCIIFTAAGKGQKFSTSIEEEETVAFCWDLINSISLANTHRFSKFWPQYHEFFLEVAQFPLFSPIPFAEKAILCLMKMCLKLLASDLEGVEELIFKSINLMWRMEKEILDTCCEFLLQSVSKIITEYPDKLLTQLGWMSVLNLLSVTGRHHETYDQGVETLIGLMSDEFHITRTNYSYCIDCAFSFVALKHSRVECNVKIMDLLAESANLLVEWYRTGYSDPGSCISMASNTSISSIEESTRIYNPVSFFQKLGESLRKTSLARREEVRNHAVISLQKCFVLAEDILFTPMNCINSFYNIVFAMVDDLHEKMQQYSRRENAERETRSMENTLKLSMEVLTELCLHFLMPISESPNFRTFWLGILRRMDTCMKAELGGYGESKIPDTIPDLLRKIVQRMKEKEILTLEGDDDLWDTTFYQIQWIAPALTDELFPEGLKKKS, from the exons ATGGATAACAAAGAACACAATGAAACCACCAAATCCAACATGACAAAAGCCAAAAGGAAAGAGCTAGGAGTATCTTGCATGTTAAACACAGAGATCGGAGCTGTTCTGGCCGTGATTCGTCGTGCCCCAGATCCAAATACCGGGATCTACCATCATCCAGATGAGAATTTTGATGCGTCAATTTTACAATCTTTGAAATCTTTGAGAGCCCTTCTTTTCAATCCGCAACAAGAATGGCGAACGGTGGATCCCTCGTTGTATCTTTCGCCTTTTCTGGATGTGATTCAAAGTGATGATATTCCGGCTGCTGCCACAGCCGTGGCCCTGCAGTCGATCTTGAAAATACTTCGGCTTGGGGTGTTTGATGAGAAAACTCCGGGGGCGAAAGATGTTATAAATTCGGCTGTGACTGCAATAACAGGTTGTCGTCTGCAGAGAACGAATCCTGCAGCAGAAGAAGCTGTGATGATGAGAATTCTGCAGGTCTTGACCTTGATTATGAGACATCGGGCCTCCGTATTGCTCACCGATCATTCTGTATGTACGGTGGTGAATACATGTTTTCAAGTGGTTCAGCAGTCTACAGGCCGTGGAGATTTGCTCCAACGCAACGGTAGGTACACCATGCACGAGCTGATACAGATCATATATTCGAGGTTGCCTGAAATCGAGGTGAATGATTGGGAGAATTCGGAATCAGATACAGAAGACAATAATATGGATACGGGATATGGGATTCGCTCCGCGATTGATATCTTCCATTTCTTGTGCTCCTTGCTAAATGTTGTGGAGATAATGGATACCGATGGCTTAACATCAGATGAAAATATTCAGCATTTCGCATTGGTTTTGATCAATTCTGCAATAGAATTGAGTGGAGATAGCATAGGCAAGCATCCGAAACTTTTGAGGAAGATACATGATGATTTGTTTCACCATTTAATCCATTACGGCGCgaactcaagcccactagttttgTCCATGATTTGTAGCACCGTTCTCAACATATACCACTTTCTACGTAG GTCTATTCGCCTCCAGCTTGAAGCTTTTTTTTCATATGTGTTGCTTATAGTCCCCAATGCAGGAAGCCCGCTCCAACTCCAAGAAGTAGCAATCGAAGCGGTGGTGAATTTTTGTAGGCAGCCTTCATTTATTGTTGAAGCGTATGTGAACTATGACTGTGATCCGACTTTTAGGAACGTGTTTGAAAAGACAGGAAAGTTGCTTTGCAAGTATGCGTTCCCCACCGGTGGTGCCTTAACCAGTATTCAGGTGCAAGCTTTCGAAGGCCTCGTAGGTATTTTTCACAATATTGCTGATAATATTGATAAAGAGGAAGAGTCCATACCTTCGGGAATGCACTTAGTCGAGATTTCTGGGTACAGGCCTTTTTGGGAAGAGAAGCCGAAAGAGGAAAATACAGACAGTTGGGTGGATTATGTGAGGGTGAGAAAGCTGCAAAAACGGAAGATATTGATCGCCGGCAGTCATTTTAACCGAGATGACAAAAAGGGATTGGAGTATTTAAAGATTTCTCGCTTGATATCTGATCCACCGGATCCCAAAGCACACGCTCTCTTCTTTCGGTACACTCCAAGGCTAGACAAGACGATGATCGGAGATTACCTAGGTGATCCCGACGATTTTCACATCCAAGTCCTCAAAGAGTTCACAAACACATTTGAGTTCTCAGGAATGATTCTTGACACCGCTCTTCGAACGTACCTGGAGACGTTTAGACTGCCAGGAGAATCTCAAAAGATACAAAGAATTCTTGAAGCATTCTCAGAAAAATTCTATGACCAGCAATCGTCAGAAATCTTCGTGAGCAAGGATGCAGTCTTTGTTCTGTGCTATTCGCTCATTATGCTGAACACTGATCAACACAATGCACaagtgaaaaagaaaatgacagAGGAAGAATTCATTAGAAACAATAGAGCAATAAATGGTGGAAGCGATCTCCCCCGAGAATACCTTTCTGAGCTATTTCATTCCATTGCAACCAATGCCATCGCAATTTTTAACCAATCCGGAACACCAGCAAAAATGAATCCAAGTCGATGGATCCAGTTGATAAATCGGTCCAAGATCATTCAACCCTATATATTATGTGATTTTGATCGTCGAATAGGAAGAGATATGTTTGCTACCATAGCCGGACCCTCAGTCGCGACCCTTGCGGCAGTTTTTGAGCACACCGATGATGAAGAAATCCTCCATGAATGCATTGAAGCGCTGTTTTCAATTTCTCGAATAGCTCAGTATGGACTCGAGGACACTCTTGATGAGCTTCTTAGCACATTTTCCAAATTCACGGCATTGCTAAACCCTTACGCAACAGCTGAGGAAACGCTATATGCTTTCAGCAATGACATTAAACCAAAAATGGCAACTCTGGCAATTTTTACTATAGCAAATACATTCAAAGGTTCGATTCGAGGGGGCTGGAGGACCATTATTGATTGCTTATTGAAGCTCAAGAGACTTAAGTTACTTCCACAGTCGGTTCTAGAACCAGAGAATGATTCTGATATAGTCAACTCCGAGTCACAAGATGAAAAACTTGATTCAGGCGGTGTTGTTTTTCCTAGTAATGTTCCTAAAGTTTCACACTTTCGCCGTTCTTCTGGCATAATGGGTAGATTTGTTAATATCCTGTCAATGGAGACAGTAGAAGAAGCTCTGAATCTTGGCTTGAGTGAATTCGAACAAAACATGAAAATCATTCAACATTGTCGTATCGGAAGCATATTCACCACTAGTTCAATCCTACCTGATGATTCGATACTTGATCTTGGGCGTTGCATTATATTTACTGCAGCTGGGAAAGGTCAAAAGTTCAGCACCTCAATTGAGGAGGAAGAGACTGTGGCGTTTTGTTGGGACCTAATTAATTCCATTTCGTTGGCAAATACGCACCGATTCTCAAAATTCTGGCCTCAGTACCATGAGTTCTTCTTGGAAGTGGCACAATTTCCGCTTTTTTCACCAATCCCATTTGCCGAAAAGGCCATATTATGCCTGATGAAGATGTGCCTCAAGCTTCTTGCCTCGGATCTGGAGGGTGTGGAAGAACTCATCTTCAAGTCGATAAATTTGATGTGGAGGATGGAAAAGGAGATTCTTGATACTTGCTGCGAATTCTTGTTACAATCTGTGAGCAAAATCATAACAGAGTACCCCGACAAATTACTTACGCAATTGGGTTGGATGTCTGTCCTCAATCTTTTATCTGTCACGGGACGTCACCACGAAACATACGACCAAGGTGTCGAGACCCTAATCGGTCTGATGTCCGATGAGTTCCACATTACTCGAACAAACTATTCCTACTGCATAGATTGTGCATTCTCGTTTGTAGCGCTAAAGCATAGTCGAGTCGAGTGTAACGTGAAAATAATGGATTTACTTGCAGAATCAGCGAATTTGTTGGTCGAATGGTATAGGACAGGATATTCTGATCCTGGAAGTTGCATCAGCATGGCAAGCAACACAAGCATCTCTTCTATAGAAGAAAGTACACGGATTTACAACCCCGTGAGCTTCTTTCAGAAACTCGGAGAATCCCTTAGGAAAACAAGCTTAGCAAGAAGAGAAGAAGTGCGAAACCATGCTGTCATATCCCTACAAAAGTGCTTCGTATTAGCCGAGGATATCTTATTCACACCTATGAACTGCATCAACTCTTTCTATAACATCGTGTTCGCTATGGTCGATGACTTGCACGAAAAGATGCAACAGTACTCGAGACGAGAGAATGCCGAGAGGGAGACAAGAAGCATGGAGAACACGCTTAAGCTTTCGATGGAGGTTTTGACAGAACTATGCTTGCACTTCTTGATGCCTATTTCCGAAAGTCCCAACTTCAGGACATTTTGGCTGGGAATATTAAGAAGGATGGATACTTGTATGAAGGCCGAATTGGGAGGGTACGGGGAATCGAAAATCCCGGACACCATTCCGGATTTGTTAAGGAAGATTGTGCAGAGGATGAAGGAAAAGGAGATTTTAACTTTAGAAGGAGATGACGACTTGTGGGATACAACTTTTTATCAGATTCAATGGATTGCTCCAGCATTGACAGATGAGTTGTTTCCTGAAGGattgaaaaaaaagagttaG
- the LOC140973989 gene encoding uncharacterized protein, translated as MGNCIGAERKSTAEIAPSELVKPPPVIKLYGPPDSFATSHIRLALLYKPVKLHFIPSETHQTPVLMYQSDIVSGSVDDILRYLDSKFPDPEAAVVTSAANSSSNIWGWCGEATPVVVWVVVLQHRSINWHLEKMVKWAEDMMARGGKARGDPSMGSPRMELKKFGKSYSQLQQVMLEHAQMEETVLFQILESADRGLCKAANEEHARDLPIMNGIKEEIKTIGVMNVGSPDYLEVLSNLLLRLKRLKENCKQHFEEEERELMPLMEATELNKSQQEKVLQQSLDVMRETHSNLFRFFMEGLRPNDAMQYFDMIKRYCDKVRVSLMLHMMID; from the exons ATGGGGAACTGCATCGGAGCTGAAAGAAAGTCCACGGCGGAGATTGCACCGTCGGAGTTGGTTAAGCCACCTCCGGTTATCAAACTCTACGGCCCACCGGACAGTTTCGCCACTTCCCACATCAGATTAGCTCTGCTCTACAAACCAGTCAAGCTACATTTCATCCCTTCGGAGACCCACCAAACCCCCGTCCTCATGTATCAGTCTGACATTGTTTCCGGATCCGTGGATGACATCCTTCGTTACCTCGACTCCAAATTCCCCGATCCCGAGGCTGCAGTAGTCACCTCTGCTGCTAATAGTAGTAGTAACATTTGGGGGTGGTGCGGTGAAGCGACGCCGGTGGTGGTGTGGGTGGTGGTCCTGCAGCACAGGAGCATCAACTGGCACTTGGAGAAAATGGTCAAGTGGGCCGAGGACATGATGGCGCGAGGGGGGAAGGCACGGGGAGATCCCTCCATGGGTAGCCCAAGAATGGAGCTGAAGAAGTTTGGGAAGAGCTACTCACAGCTGCAGCAGGTGATGCTCGAACACGCACAGATGGAGGAGACCGTGCTGTTTCAGATCCTTGAGTCCGCTGATCGAG GATTGTGCAAGGCTGCAAATGAAGAACATGCAAGAGACTTACCTATTATGAATGGGATCAAAGAAGAGATAAAGACCATAGGAGTTATGAATGTAGGGAGCCCTGACTACCTAGAGGTCCTATCCAACCTTTTATTGCGGCTCAAAAGACTGAAG GAAAATTGCAAGCAACACTTCGAAGAAGAAGAGAGAGAGCTAATGCCATTGATGGAGGCCACAGAGCTTAACAAATCACAGCAAGAGAAAGTATTGCAGCAATCTTTGGATGTAATGCGTGAGACACACTCTAACCTGTTCCGGTTTTTTATGGAAGGGCTGCGACCAAATGATGCCATGCAGTACTTTGATATGATCAAGAGATACTGCGATAAAGTTCGGGTATCTCTCATGCTGCACATGATGATCGATTAG